AATTGGCAGACGAGCAGCCACTTATCCCTATATGCAGCAAATCGCTCAAGCTGTTGATAAATTGGGCTATGGTGGGATGTTGATTGGTACTGGACAAAAACAAGATACTTGGATTGTTGCTACTTCCTTAATTTCAGTTACAGAACGCTTGCGGTTTCTTGTCGCTTTTCGTCCGGCAATTATGTCGCCTTCATTAGCAGTGAGGATGGCTGCTACTTTTGACCAGATTTCTAACGGTCGAATTATTCTGAATGTTGTCACTGGTGGCGACACCAAAGAACTTGCTAAAGATGGAATTTTCTTAGATCACGATCAGCGTTATGAACTCACAGATGAGTTTTTGACAATTTGGCGATCGCTCATGCAAGGTGATGAAGTAACCTTTAATGGTCGTCATCTCAAAGTTAAAGGCGCTAAACTCCAATTTCCTCCCGTACAAAAGCCTTATCCCACCTTATATTTTGGTGGTTCTTCAGATGCGGCGCTCCAAGTTGCTGCCAAACACATTGATGTGTATTTAACTTGGGGTGAACCACCAGATCAAGTTGCTCAAAAAATTGCCAAGGTACGCCAATTAGCAGCCGAACAAGGTAGAACGGTACGTTTTGGAATTCGGATGCACGTTATAGTCCGCGAAACTACCCAACAAGCTTGGGATGCAGCCAATG
This Nostoc sp. C052 DNA region includes the following protein-coding sequences:
- the ssuD gene encoding FMNH2-dependent alkanesulfonate monooxygenase, whose product is MEVFWYLPTQGDERYLGTTIGRRAATYPYMQQIAQAVDKLGYGGMLIGTGQKQDTWIVATSLISVTERLRFLVAFRPAIMSPSLAVRMAATFDQISNGRIILNVVTGGDTKELAKDGIFLDHDQRYELTDEFLTIWRSLMQGDEVTFNGRHLKVKGAKLQFPPVQKPYPTLYFGGSSDAALQVAAKHIDVYLTWGEPPDQVAQKIAKVRQLAAEQGRTVRFGIRMHVIVRETTQQAWDAANELIQYVDDETIAAAHQRFTQSESEGQRRMAQLHKGNRQNLEISPNLWAGVGLVRGGAGTTLVGDPETVAARMLEYADLGIDTFVFSGYPHLEEAYRVAELLFPRLPVQTPGIALPQQVASTFSEFVTKTDLLKPQPV